The following are encoded in a window of Calonectris borealis chromosome 17, bCalBor7.hap1.2, whole genome shotgun sequence genomic DNA:
- the LOC142089487 gene encoding osteoclast-associated immunoglobulin-like receptor isoform X2: MLPVTHVLAFGAWLVAQSKATPSAPTISIFLKPPGVIPPGGSTTICCSCQCDSGTFVLYKNGRQLRSLELRGSRAEFSISSATQEDAGAYSCHYLDGGTVLARSETLDVIVQEFRLPKPVLSVLPGQEVAAGAYVIFRCTIAHAKAVCFLYLEGQIKTFDLLSQEQNYFNISHVHKGNEGRYSCQCFTKGASFKWSAVSKTLDLVVRGYYDYTRSNVVRLALGAGVLVLLGLIVAEATYSHRRRPGPR, translated from the exons ATGCTGCCCGTGACCCACGTGCTAGCCTTCG GTGCTTGGCTGGTGGCACAGAGCAAGGCTACACCAA GTGCCCCCACAATCTCCATCTTCCTGAAGCCGCCCGGGGTGATCCCACCGGGAGGCTCCACCACcatctgctgcagctgccagTGTGACAGTGGGACGTTCGTGCTGTACAAGAATGGCCGCCAGCTCCGTAGCCTGGAACTGCGTGGCAGCAGGGCTGAGTTCTCCATCTCTAGTGCCACCCAAGAGGATGCAGGTGCCTACAGCTGCCACTACCTGGATGGAGGCACTGTGCTGGCTCGCAGTGAAACCCTGGATGTCATAGTGCAAG aGTTCCGTCTCCCCAAACCTGTCCTCTCagtcctgcctgggcaggaggtggctgcaggaGCTTACGTGATTTTCCGTTGCACCATCGCACACGCCAAAGCTGTCTGTTTCCTGTACCTGGAGGGCCAGATCAAAACCTTCGACTTACTCTCACaggaacaaaattatttcaacatCTCCCATGTGCATAAAGGCAATGAAGGACGCTACagctgccagtgtttcaccaaggGTGCTTCGTTCAAATGGTCTGCTGTCAGCAAGACCCTGGATTTGGTGGTGAGAG GAT ATTACGATTACACCCGGAGCAACGTGGTGCGCCTGGCCCTGGGGGCCGGGGTCCTGGTCCTGCTGGGGCTGATCGTGGCTGAGGCCACCTACAGCCACCGGCGCCGGCCGGGGCCCCGCTAG
- the LOC142089487 gene encoding osteoclast-associated immunoglobulin-like receptor isoform X1 has protein sequence MLPVTHVLAFGAWLVAQSKATPSAPTISIFLKPPGVIPPGGSTTICCSCQCDSGTFVLYKNGRQLRSLELRGSRAEFSISSATQEDAGAYSCHYLDGGTVLARSETLDVIVQEFRLPKPVLSVLPGQEVAAGAYVIFRCTIAHAKAVCFLYLEGQIKTFDLLSQEQNYFNISHVHKGNEGRYSCQCFTKGASFKWSAVSKTLDLVVRGETSPPATSYSSLPL, from the exons ATGCTGCCCGTGACCCACGTGCTAGCCTTCG GTGCTTGGCTGGTGGCACAGAGCAAGGCTACACCAA GTGCCCCCACAATCTCCATCTTCCTGAAGCCGCCCGGGGTGATCCCACCGGGAGGCTCCACCACcatctgctgcagctgccagTGTGACAGTGGGACGTTCGTGCTGTACAAGAATGGCCGCCAGCTCCGTAGCCTGGAACTGCGTGGCAGCAGGGCTGAGTTCTCCATCTCTAGTGCCACCCAAGAGGATGCAGGTGCCTACAGCTGCCACTACCTGGATGGAGGCACTGTGCTGGCTCGCAGTGAAACCCTGGATGTCATAGTGCAAG aGTTCCGTCTCCCCAAACCTGTCCTCTCagtcctgcctgggcaggaggtggctgcaggaGCTTACGTGATTTTCCGTTGCACCATCGCACACGCCAAAGCTGTCTGTTTCCTGTACCTGGAGGGCCAGATCAAAACCTTCGACTTACTCTCACaggaacaaaattatttcaacatCTCCCATGTGCATAAAGGCAATGAAGGACGCTACagctgccagtgtttcaccaaggGTGCTTCGTTCAAATGGTCTGCTGTCAGCAAGACCCTGGATTTGGTGGTGAGAGGTGAGACATCCCCCCCAGCCACATCCtactcttctcttcctctctga